A region from the Rubricoccus marinus genome encodes:
- a CDS encoding efflux RND transporter permease subunit, translated as MLHALIDFGLRRRFVALALTALVAVGGVFSLSGLPINSLPDVTPVQVLVITKAGRYSPYDVERLVSFPVETVMNGLPDVAEVRSISQFGLSAVTVEFAEGTDIYFARQLVAQRVQSVAGELPDGVDAPQLGPISTALGEIVQYTVEGEGRSLTELRTIHDWLVAPQLKTVPGVTEITSFGGFVKQFEVQPDPARMRQAGVGLGDVMAAIPANNGVSGGNYLEHNREQYIVRGFGLVRSVEDLGDIVVARPGGRPVFLRDVATVGVGQALRQGAVTKDGRGEVVTGIVMMLRGGNGRDVIEGVREKLDEVGRGLPEGVAVEVFYDQSSLIERTTATIEENLLVGGFLVIAVLLLLLGEIRGALIVASVIPISMLFAFIGMREFGLAANLMSLGAIDFGMVVDGAVVMVENMVRRLRQEEDRPEEERRDRRLVIREAAREVGRPIFFGVLIILMVYVPIATFRGVEGLLFRPMAITVATAVFGSLLLALVYVPAVASIVFRKGVRVRRNRVMEWLRPRYRSRLERHLHSRVQILGLAGGLFAVSLVVLLTMGTEFLPELDEGSILVEQVRMPSVTLEESVENANWLAGEILARVPEVAAVVPKTGRSDLANDWMGVHQTDVWVLLEDPDTWRPGMDKADIQDAIEPLLQTEPGLSYNFTQPIAMRVDELTSGVKSDLAVKILGEDLDALGAVAEQVSAILPSLEGTGNFFVEQTVGQPYVTVEVDRGAVAAAGLNVADVQQAVEAGIGGQAVSEVYEGQRRFDVVVRYPEAERNSFAAIEATPVSLPGGGTVPLGQLATITAEEGPREVARENGWRRAIVGVNLDGIDIGTYVASLQDAIDARVDVPEGVFIEYGGAFEDQQRATRHLLLVVPLALGIIFGLLYLMFGEVRYAALVFLNLPLALSGGVLLLWARGLYLSVSASIGFVALFGVAVLNGIVLVEHLNELRREGHSVREAVLQGSADRLRPVLMTALVASLGFVPMAFNTGPGSEVQRPLATVVIGGLVTATLLTLLVLPVVYAWMERDDRSPADPHADAFAGDGQAGALPQPAEATV; from the coding sequence ATGCTGCACGCCTTGATCGACTTCGGCCTGCGGCGCCGCTTCGTCGCGCTCGCGCTGACGGCGCTCGTCGCCGTGGGCGGCGTGTTCTCGCTCTCGGGCCTGCCCATCAACTCGCTGCCCGACGTGACGCCGGTCCAGGTGCTCGTCATCACCAAGGCCGGGCGGTACTCGCCCTACGACGTCGAGCGGCTCGTGAGCTTCCCCGTCGAGACCGTCATGAACGGCCTGCCCGACGTGGCCGAGGTGCGCTCGATCAGCCAGTTCGGGCTGAGCGCAGTCACGGTCGAGTTCGCGGAGGGGACGGACATCTACTTCGCCCGCCAGCTCGTCGCCCAGCGCGTGCAGTCCGTCGCGGGCGAGCTGCCCGACGGCGTCGACGCGCCCCAACTCGGGCCGATCTCGACGGCGCTGGGCGAGATCGTGCAGTACACGGTCGAGGGCGAGGGGCGGAGCCTGACCGAGCTGCGGACGATCCACGACTGGTTGGTCGCGCCCCAGCTCAAGACCGTCCCGGGCGTGACCGAGATCACGAGCTTCGGAGGCTTCGTCAAGCAGTTCGAGGTGCAGCCGGACCCGGCGCGGATGCGGCAGGCGGGCGTCGGGCTGGGCGACGTGATGGCAGCGATCCCGGCCAACAACGGCGTGTCGGGCGGCAACTACCTCGAGCACAACCGCGAGCAGTACATCGTGCGCGGCTTCGGGCTGGTGCGCTCGGTCGAGGACCTGGGCGACATCGTGGTCGCGCGGCCCGGCGGACGGCCCGTTTTTTTGCGCGACGTGGCGACGGTCGGCGTGGGGCAGGCGCTGCGCCAGGGCGCGGTCACCAAGGACGGCCGGGGCGAGGTCGTGACCGGCATCGTGATGATGCTGCGCGGCGGCAACGGCCGCGACGTCATCGAGGGCGTCCGCGAGAAGCTGGACGAGGTGGGCCGCGGGCTCCCCGAGGGCGTGGCCGTGGAGGTGTTCTACGACCAGTCGTCGCTCATCGAGCGGACGACGGCGACGATCGAGGAGAACCTGTTGGTGGGCGGCTTCTTGGTGATCGCCGTCTTGCTCCTGCTGCTCGGCGAGATCCGCGGTGCGCTGATCGTGGCGAGCGTGATCCCAATCTCGATGCTGTTCGCCTTTATAGGGATGCGAGAGTTCGGGCTGGCGGCGAACCTGATGAGCCTGGGTGCGATCGACTTCGGGATGGTCGTCGACGGGGCGGTCGTGATGGTCGAGAACATGGTCCGGCGGCTCCGCCAGGAGGAGGACCGCCCGGAAGAGGAGCGGCGCGACCGGCGGCTCGTCATCCGCGAGGCGGCGCGCGAGGTGGGGCGGCCCATCTTCTTCGGCGTGCTCATCATCCTGATGGTCTACGTCCCGATCGCCACGTTCCGGGGTGTCGAGGGGCTGCTGTTCCGCCCGATGGCGATCACGGTCGCGACGGCCGTGTTCGGGTCGCTCTTGCTGGCGCTCGTCTATGTCCCGGCGGTGGCGTCGATCGTGTTCCGCAAGGGCGTGCGCGTGCGGCGCAACCGCGTGATGGAGTGGCTCCGGCCGCGCTACCGCTCCCGGCTGGAGCGGCACCTCCACAGTCGGGTCCAGATCCTGGGGCTGGCGGGTGGTCTGTTCGCCGTCTCCCTCGTGGTCCTGCTCACGATGGGGACCGAGTTCCTGCCCGAGTTGGACGAGGGCTCGATCCTGGTGGAGCAGGTGCGGATGCCCAGCGTGACGCTGGAGGAGTCGGTCGAGAACGCGAACTGGCTGGCGGGCGAGATCCTGGCGCGCGTGCCCGAGGTGGCGGCCGTCGTGCCCAAGACGGGCCGCTCCGACCTCGCCAACGACTGGATGGGCGTCCACCAGACCGACGTCTGGGTGCTGCTCGAGGACCCCGACACGTGGCGCCCCGGCATGGACAAGGCGGACATCCAGGACGCCATCGAGCCGCTTCTGCAGACCGAGCCCGGGCTCTCGTACAACTTCACCCAGCCCATCGCGATGCGCGTGGACGAGCTGACGAGCGGCGTCAAAAGCGACCTCGCGGTCAAGATCCTGGGCGAGGACCTCGACGCGCTGGGCGCGGTCGCCGAGCAGGTGAGCGCGATCCTGCCGTCGCTGGAGGGGACGGGCAACTTCTTCGTCGAGCAGACGGTCGGGCAGCCCTACGTGACGGTCGAGGTCGACCGCGGCGCCGTCGCCGCGGCGGGCCTCAACGTGGCCGACGTGCAGCAGGCCGTCGAGGCGGGGATTGGAGGGCAGGCGGTGAGCGAGGTCTACGAGGGCCAGCGCCGCTTCGACGTTGTGGTCCGCTACCCCGAGGCGGAGCGCAACAGCTTCGCCGCCATCGAGGCGACGCCGGTCAGCCTACCCGGCGGCGGGACCGTCCCGCTGGGACAGCTCGCGACGATTACGGCCGAGGAGGGACCGCGCGAGGTGGCGCGCGAGAACGGGTGGCGCCGCGCCATCGTCGGCGTCAACCTCGACGGGATCGACATCGGGACCTACGTGGCGAGCCTCCAGGACGCCATCGACGCGCGGGTGGACGTGCCCGAGGGCGTGTTCATCGAGTACGGCGGGGCGTTCGAGGACCAGCAGCGGGCCACGCGGCACCTGCTGCTCGTGGTGCCGCTCGCGCTGGGCATCATCTTCGGGCTCCTGTACCTCATGTTCGGCGAGGTCCGCTACGCGGCGCTCGTCTTCCTGAACCTGCCGCTGGCGTTGTCGGGCGGGGTGCTGCTCTTGTGGGCGCGGGGGCTGTACCTGTCGGTGAGCGCGAGCATCGGGTTCGTGGCGCTCTTCGGCGTGGCGGTCCTGAACGGGATCGTGCTCGTGGAGCACCTCAACGAGCTGCGTCGCGAGGGGCACTCCGTCCGCGAGGCCGTCCTCCAGGGCTCCGCCGACCGCTTGCGGCCGGTCCTGATGACCGCTTTGGTCGCGAGCCTCGGCTTCGTGCCGATGGCGTTCAACACGGGTCCGGGCTCGGAGGTGCAGCGGCCGCTCGCGACCGTCGTGATCGGCGGGCTGGTGACGGCCACGCTGCTGACGCTCCTGGTGCTGCCGGTCGTCTACGCGTGGATGGAGCGCGACGACCGGTCCCCCGCCGACCCACACGCCGACGCGTTCGCGGGCGACGGCCAGGCCGGTGCTCTCCCTCAACCGGCCGAGGCCACGGTCTGA
- a CDS encoding efflux RND transporter periplasmic adaptor subunit, translated as MRRLPLSLPALALAAGLLVAGCGDGAPPETDADPVGQPPSLQRASGPAVVTLSDVQAAELSVETAEVQASGATVEVGMPGVAEPSPDDFAAVSAPVSGRVVRVLAHEGEAVRRGQTVAVLQSMETASLSASARQASAEAAQAEAGVAQAQAEVALQRQQVERYTQLVAERISPRMRLDQARADLGRAQAQLRAAQAAVAAAQARVTGSRDQLAAAGGGGRGGTVAVVAPRGGVIDRHTVDLGGSVMAYDEMMTIVGQGEVMVRGQATPDQAARVRAGDGVSVRSASDPGVAVASRVASVAPAASSSDRSVAVYVRVPAGRGIRPGQSVRLSVVARAEAGGVSVPLAAVSYDGDRATVFVQTGPRAFEQRPVELGAPGEEAVPVLSGLAVGDRVAVTNVFDLKALARFEAYGEE; from the coding sequence GTGCGCCGACTCCCACTTTCCCTCCCTGCGCTGGCGCTTGCCGCCGGGCTCCTCGTGGCCGGGTGCGGCGACGGCGCGCCGCCAGAGACCGACGCCGACCCGGTGGGGCAACCGCCGTCTCTCCAGCGCGCGTCGGGCCCGGCCGTCGTCACGCTGTCCGACGTGCAGGCGGCCGAGCTGTCGGTCGAGACCGCCGAGGTCCAGGCCTCGGGCGCGACCGTCGAGGTCGGGATGCCAGGCGTGGCCGAGCCGTCGCCGGACGACTTCGCGGCCGTGAGCGCGCCCGTCTCCGGCCGCGTGGTGCGCGTGCTGGCGCACGAGGGCGAGGCCGTGCGCCGCGGGCAGACCGTCGCGGTCCTCCAGAGCATGGAGACGGCGTCGCTCTCCGCCTCGGCGAGGCAGGCGTCGGCCGAGGCGGCCCAGGCCGAGGCGGGCGTGGCCCAGGCCCAGGCCGAGGTGGCGCTCCAGCGCCAGCAGGTGGAGCGCTACACCCAACTCGTCGCCGAGCGGATCAGCCCCCGGATGCGTCTCGACCAGGCCCGTGCTGACCTCGGGCGCGCCCAGGCGCAGCTCCGAGCCGCGCAGGCCGCGGTGGCCGCGGCGCAGGCCCGCGTGACCGGGTCGCGCGACCAGCTCGCGGCGGCGGGCGGGGGCGGTCGCGGCGGGACCGTCGCCGTCGTGGCCCCGCGGGGCGGGGTCATCGACCGCCACACCGTCGACCTCGGCGGCTCGGTGATGGCGTACGACGAGATGATGACGATCGTGGGCCAGGGCGAGGTGATGGTGCGCGGGCAGGCCACGCCGGACCAGGCGGCACGCGTCCGAGCCGGCGACGGCGTCTCGGTCCGCTCCGCGAGCGACCCGGGCGTCGCGGTGGCCTCCAGGGTCGCGAGCGTCGCCCCGGCCGCCTCGTCGAGCGACCGATCCGTGGCCGTTTACGTCAGGGTGCCCGCCGGGCGCGGCATCCGGCCGGGCCAGAGCGTCCGCCTGAGCGTCGTCGCCCGCGCCGAGGCGGGCGGGGTCTCCGTCCCGCTGGCGGCCGTGTCGTACGACGGCGACCGGGCGACGGTCTTCGTGCAGACGGGGCCGCGCGCGTTCGAGCAGCGGCCGGTGGAGCTGGGTGCGCCGGGCGAGGAGGCCGTCCCGGTCCTGAGCGGGCTCGCCGTCGGCGACCGCGTGGCGGTGACGAACGTGTTCGACCTCAAGGCGCTCGCGCGCTTCGAGGCCTACGGGGAGGAGTGA
- a CDS encoding response regulator transcription factor translates to MRRLLLVEDDPHVASFVRQGLSEEGYVVEWAATGREGQRRALAEAFDAVVLDVRLPDLSGVEVCREVRRHDAAVPVLMLTALDAVEDRVAGLRAGADDYLPKPFAFDELLARLDALLRRAAVEPPDRAQADGPLRLDPATRDARCDGAPFDLTATEFDLLAYFLARRGQALSRDEIHQGVWGHDFDRGTNLIDVYVGYLRRKLAEAGCDARIEAVRGVGYRYVSAADG, encoded by the coding sequence ATGCGCCGCCTCCTCCTCGTCGAAGACGACCCCCACGTGGCCTCGTTCGTCCGCCAGGGCCTGAGCGAGGAGGGCTACGTCGTCGAGTGGGCCGCGACCGGGCGCGAGGGCCAGCGCCGCGCGCTCGCCGAGGCGTTCGACGCGGTCGTCCTCGACGTCCGCCTGCCCGACCTCTCCGGCGTCGAGGTCTGCCGCGAGGTCCGCCGCCACGACGCCGCCGTGCCCGTCCTCATGCTGACGGCGCTCGACGCCGTCGAGGACCGCGTGGCCGGACTCCGAGCCGGCGCCGACGACTACCTCCCCAAGCCGTTCGCCTTCGACGAGCTCCTTGCCCGGCTCGACGCGCTCCTCCGCCGCGCGGCCGTCGAGCCCCCCGACCGCGCCCAGGCCGACGGGCCGCTCCGCCTCGACCCCGCCACGCGCGACGCCCGGTGCGACGGGGCCCCGTTCGATCTCACGGCGACCGAGTTCGACCTGCTCGCCTACTTCCTCGCGCGGCGCGGCCAGGCCCTCTCCCGCGACGAGATCCACCAGGGCGTCTGGGGCCACGACTTCGACCGCGGCACCAACCTCATCGACGTCTACGTGGGCTACCTCCGCCGCAAGCTCGCCGAGGCCGGGTGTGACGCCCGCATCGAGGCCGTCCGCGGCGTCGGCTACCGCTACGTCTCCGCCGCCGATGGCTGA
- a CDS encoding sensor histidine kinase produces MAERPPFRRRLLVRLGAALAIALTVLGGAVWCGAAVWSATEARRALRLEAAAVQADVVAPDGRLVPEAYYWDEPHHRFDAERIDPFFLQVFGPDGRLLRASDNVALFDAFPDRVLAPTTDEALLAPLSTFRLGRRDLYHVTEPLLDARGAAVGTVQVARYIPPLQAGLGRLAAGLALGLGLSLAALLALVWAVGGRVVRPLQAITAHAAGLSAATLGERVPVPTGADRETAALAAALNGSLERLDGAFAEMKRFTANAAHELQTPLTVLRGHVEVALRRERSPDAYRETLRLLDGEVDGMVRTVRGLLALARLDASVEPLAAEPVDLARIAREEAEAARPLAVARGLALGVHADGPAPSRGHPDLLREAVRTLLDNALKYTPRGHVAVAAGTRDGHAWVAVEDSGPGIAPEHRAHATDRFWRAPDVQHVPGSGLGLALADRVARSHGGRLDLASADPHGLRVVLSIPTTL; encoded by the coding sequence ATGGCTGAACGCCCCCCGTTCCGCCGTCGCCTCCTCGTCCGCCTCGGCGCCGCGCTGGCCATCGCCCTCACCGTGCTCGGGGGAGCCGTGTGGTGCGGGGCCGCCGTGTGGTCCGCGACCGAGGCCCGCCGCGCGCTCCGCCTCGAGGCCGCGGCCGTCCAGGCCGACGTCGTGGCCCCGGACGGCCGTCTCGTCCCCGAGGCCTACTACTGGGACGAGCCCCACCACCGGTTCGACGCCGAGCGCATCGACCCGTTCTTCCTCCAGGTGTTCGGCCCCGACGGCCGCCTCCTCCGCGCCTCCGACAACGTGGCCCTCTTCGACGCCTTCCCCGACCGGGTGCTGGCGCCGACCACGGACGAGGCCCTGCTCGCGCCGCTCTCGACGTTCCGCCTGGGCCGCCGCGACCTCTACCACGTCACCGAGCCGCTCCTCGACGCACGCGGCGCCGCCGTCGGGACCGTCCAGGTCGCCCGCTATATCCCGCCGCTCCAGGCCGGTCTCGGGCGGCTCGCCGCCGGGCTGGCGCTCGGGCTGGGGCTCTCGCTCGCGGCGCTGCTCGCGCTCGTCTGGGCCGTCGGCGGCCGCGTCGTCCGGCCGCTCCAGGCCATCACGGCCCACGCAGCGGGCCTGTCGGCGGCCACGCTCGGCGAGCGCGTCCCCGTCCCGACCGGCGCGGACCGCGAGACGGCCGCGCTCGCGGCGGCGCTCAACGGCTCGCTCGAACGGCTCGATGGGGCGTTCGCCGAGATGAAGCGGTTCACCGCGAACGCGGCCCACGAGCTCCAAACGCCGCTGACCGTCTTGCGGGGCCACGTCGAGGTCGCCCTCCGCCGCGAGCGCTCGCCCGATGCCTACCGCGAGACGCTCCGGCTCCTCGACGGCGAGGTCGACGGCATGGTCCGGACGGTCCGGGGCCTGCTCGCGCTCGCCCGGCTCGACGCCAGCGTAGAGCCTCTCGCGGCCGAGCCCGTCGACCTCGCTCGGATCGCCCGTGAGGAGGCCGAGGCCGCCCGCCCGCTCGCCGTCGCGCGGGGGCTCGCGCTCGGCGTCCACGCCGACGGCCCCGCCCCGTCCCGCGGCCACCCCGACCTCCTCCGCGAGGCCGTGCGCACGCTCCTCGACAACGCGCTCAAATACACGCCCCGCGGCCATGTCGCCGTCGCCGCAGGCACGCGCGACGGCCACGCCTGGGTCGCCGTCGAGGACTCTGGCCCCGGCATCGCGCCGGAGCACCGCGCCCACGCGACCGACCGGTTCTGGCGGGCCCCCGACGTCCAGCACGTGCCTGGCAGCGGCCTCGGCCTCGCCCTCGCCGACCGCGTCGCCCGGTCCCACGGCGGTCGCCTCGACCTGGCCTCGGCGGACCCCCACGGCCTCCGCGTCGTCCTCTCCATCCCCACGACCCTGTGA
- a CDS encoding Crp/Fnr family transcriptional regulator — protein sequence MTAALDPALFPFAARLGDDARASIEAELRPVRLEPGAPICLEGDRCPALPFVVSGEARVYRTSAAGRALTLYRIDPGESCILTASCLLSDRPFPAFAEAETPVEALLLPADLFVRLFAQAAPLREHVFSLLARRLGDVIELVDAVAFQRVDERLARHLLDQAGAGGSVARTHEALAEALGTSREVVSRTLKEFERGGLVALARGTVSVLDAPGLRAYGAV from the coding sequence GTGACCGCCGCGCTCGACCCCGCCCTGTTCCCCTTTGCCGCCCGGCTCGGCGACGACGCCCGCGCGTCGATCGAGGCCGAGCTCCGCCCGGTCCGGCTCGAACCCGGCGCGCCGATCTGCCTCGAGGGCGACCGGTGTCCGGCGCTCCCGTTCGTCGTCTCGGGCGAGGCCCGCGTCTACCGCACGAGCGCCGCGGGCCGCGCGCTCACGCTCTACCGGATCGACCCCGGCGAGAGCTGCATCCTGACGGCCTCGTGCCTGCTCAGCGACCGCCCATTCCCGGCCTTCGCCGAGGCGGAGACGCCCGTCGAGGCGCTCCTCCTCCCGGCCGACCTGTTCGTCCGCCTCTTCGCCCAGGCCGCCCCCCTCCGCGAGCACGTGTTCTCGCTCCTGGCCCGCCGCCTCGGCGACGTCATCGAGCTCGTCGACGCCGTCGCGTTCCAGCGGGTCGACGAGCGGCTCGCGCGGCACCTCCTCGACCAGGCCGGCGCCGGCGGCAGCGTCGCGCGGACCCACGAGGCGCTCGCGGAGGCCCTCGGCACGTCCCGCGAGGTCGTCAGCCGCACGCTCAAGGAGTTCGAGCGGGGTGGGCTCGTCGCCCTCGCCCGCGGCACGGTCTCCGTCCTCGACGCCCCCGGCCTCCGCGCCTACGGCGCTGTGTGA
- a CDS encoding YgaP family membrane protein, which translates to MKKNMGSIDRGLRAALAVLVAVLYFTGVINGTAAIVLGVLAVVFLATSFVGTCPLYLPFGLSTVRRS; encoded by the coding sequence ATGAAGAAGAACATGGGCTCCATCGACCGCGGCCTACGCGCGGCCCTCGCCGTGCTCGTCGCCGTCCTGTATTTCACCGGCGTCATCAACGGCACGGCCGCCATCGTCTTGGGCGTCCTCGCGGTCGTTTTCCTGGCGACGAGCTTCGTCGGGACGTGCCCGCTCTACCTCCCGTTCGGGCTCTCGACGGTCCGTCGGAGCTAG
- a CDS encoding SAM-dependent methyltransferase produces the protein MPDADFWNDRYAEPGWAYGEAPNAFVASQADRFPAGSSVVELGSGEGRNAAFLARRGCRVTAVDSSSEGLAKAARLPGGDAVDAVQADVTAWEPDRQWDGAVATFLHLPPGQRPALYALLQRVVRPGGVVVAEWYRPEHRERGLHGGPPVAAAMVTAAELAEHFPEAGVVLL, from the coding sequence ATGCCTGACGCCGACTTCTGGAACGACCGCTACGCCGAGCCCGGGTGGGCCTACGGCGAGGCGCCCAACGCCTTCGTGGCCTCGCAGGCCGACCGCTTTCCGGCGGGGTCCTCGGTCGTGGAACTGGGCTCCGGCGAGGGGCGCAACGCGGCGTTCCTGGCCCGCAGGGGGTGCCGGGTGACCGCCGTGGACTCGTCCTCGGAGGGCCTTGCGAAGGCCGCGCGGTTGCCGGGAGGCGACGCCGTGGACGCGGTCCAAGCCGACGTGACGGCGTGGGAACCCGACCGACAGTGGGACGGCGCCGTCGCGACGTTCTTGCACCTCCCGCCGGGTCAGCGGCCGGCGCTCTACGCGCTCCTGCAGCGGGTCGTGCGGCCGGGCGGCGTGGTCGTGGCCGAGTGGTACCGCCCCGAGCACCGCGAGCGGGGCCTGCACGGCGGCCCGCCCGTGGCCGCCGCGATGGTCACGGCCGCCGAACTGGCGGAGCACTTCCCCGAGGCGGGCGTGGTGCTGCTGTAG
- a CDS encoding GntR family transcriptional regulator translates to MPARSASPSFRPGAPRHEQLSDWLRERIRAGEMAAHDQLPSEAELGELSGVSRITVRRALGTLENEGRIYRRQGLGSFVAPPPLPQGLVRLTDFAQDMERAGLKASSRVLHQAPEPAPHYVAEALGVDADAPTVRLDRLRLGDGKPVALDRTWLPPFYAQFLEGHDLTTETIYRVLERDYEIPVLRGQYRIEAAVARADEAGPLGVPEGAPVLLVERTSYTAGERAVYYQRRYYRADRVAFDLELARPDATAGGDGELGMPLREFEPVFKGA, encoded by the coding sequence ATGCCCGCCCGCTCTGCTTCCCCCTCGTTCCGCCCGGGTGCGCCCCGCCACGAGCAGCTCTCGGACTGGCTCCGCGAGCGCATCCGCGCCGGGGAGATGGCCGCTCACGACCAGCTCCCGAGCGAGGCCGAGCTGGGCGAGCTCTCGGGCGTGAGCCGGATCACGGTCCGCCGCGCCCTGGGCACGCTGGAGAACGAGGGACGGATCTACCGCCGCCAGGGGCTCGGCTCCTTCGTCGCGCCGCCGCCGCTGCCGCAGGGGCTCGTGCGCCTGACCGACTTCGCGCAGGACATGGAGCGGGCCGGGCTGAAGGCGTCGAGCCGCGTGCTCCACCAGGCCCCGGAGCCGGCGCCGCACTACGTCGCTGAGGCGCTGGGCGTCGACGCGGACGCGCCCACGGTCCGCTTAGACCGGCTCCGCCTGGGCGACGGCAAGCCGGTCGCGCTCGACCGGACGTGGCTGCCGCCGTTCTACGCGCAGTTCCTGGAGGGGCACGACTTGACGACCGAGACCATCTACCGCGTCTTGGAGCGGGACTACGAGATCCCCGTGCTCCGCGGGCAGTACCGGATCGAGGCGGCCGTGGCGCGCGCCGACGAGGCCGGGCCTCTGGGCGTGCCCGAGGGGGCCCCGGTCCTGCTCGTCGAGCGGACGAGCTACACGGCGGGCGAGCGGGCCGTGTACTACCAGCGGCGGTACTACCGGGCCGACCGCGTGGCCTTCGACCTTGAGCTGGCCCGCCCGGACGCGACCGCCGGCGGCGACGGCGAATTAGGGATGCCGCTCCGGGAGTTCGAGCCCGTGTTCAAGGGCGCGTAG
- a CDS encoding DUF1641 domain-containing protein: MPDAAPNGHATPAPPADPLLARLDAIERRLARIEPALDALGDAPGLASMAVDVVDEQAGRLRDRGVDPEARLVRLLELTERLTADDTMAAIEGALALASDAPGLASMAVDIVDERAGALRDRGVDVQARLGRAGALLERLSDDKTMDGLEAALAFADGLPGLASMVVDIVDERLGALRDRGMDPAVLLAQGGEAAAALIESGVLDPESIAAIGDTASALRAARLDPPKKVGLLGLAGALRDDDVQRAAGFLVAVARHLGQSLAAPSRLPARTR; encoded by the coding sequence ATGCCCGACGCCGCCCCCAACGGTCACGCCACCCCGGCCCCGCCGGCCGACCCCCTCCTCGCCCGGCTCGACGCCATCGAGCGCCGCCTCGCCCGGATCGAGCCCGCCCTCGACGCGCTCGGCGACGCCCCCGGCCTCGCCTCGATGGCCGTCGACGTCGTCGACGAGCAGGCCGGACGGCTCCGCGACCGCGGCGTCGATCCCGAAGCCCGCCTGGTGCGGCTGCTCGAACTCACCGAGCGGCTCACGGCCGACGACACGATGGCCGCCATCGAGGGCGCGCTCGCGCTCGCCTCCGACGCGCCTGGTCTGGCCTCGATGGCCGTCGACATCGTCGACGAGCGTGCGGGCGCCCTCCGCGACCGCGGCGTCGACGTCCAGGCCCGCCTCGGTCGCGCCGGAGCCCTCCTGGAGCGGCTCTCCGACGACAAGACGATGGACGGCCTGGAGGCCGCGCTCGCCTTCGCCGACGGCCTCCCCGGCCTGGCCTCGATGGTGGTCGACATCGTCGACGAGCGCCTCGGCGCCCTCCGCGACCGCGGGATGGACCCGGCCGTCCTGCTCGCCCAGGGCGGCGAGGCCGCGGCGGCGCTGATCGAGTCCGGCGTCCTCGATCCCGAGTCCATCGCCGCCATCGGCGATACGGCCTCCGCCCTCCGCGCCGCGCGCCTGGACCCCCCGAAGAAGGTCGGCCTCCTGGGCCTCGCCGGTGCCTTGCGCGACGACGACGTCCAGCGGGCCGCCGGCTTCCTGGTCGCCGTCGCCCGTCACCTCGGCCAGTCGCTGGCCGCCCCGTCCCGCCTCCCCGCCCGCACCCGCTAG
- a CDS encoding NAD(P)/FAD-dependent oxidoreductase translates to METPNTHHEVLIVGGGSAGISVASKLLQADNPPSVTVLDPADKHYYQPLWTLVGGGVVPKEESERTEASVIPTGATWIQDAATGFDPENNTVTTEKNGALTYDYLVVCPGIQINWDSIEGLREGLGTNGICCNYSYEHCDYTWETAQRIAEKPGPVTALFTQPSSAVKCGGAPQKVMYLTSDHLRRSGKLDQADVEFFSPGQVIFGVKEFAKTLHEVLDRYGIETNWGHELVAIRPDTQEAVFQVSGGDGAPSEKVVKFDMLHAVPHMASPDFLAKSPLANEAGWCDVDKHTLQHVRYANVFGLGDAGSTPNAKTGAAIRKQYPVVAENLLAVRAGRTDLSDDYHGYASCPLVTGYGRLILAEFDYDGNVDSSFPFDTSKERYSMYVLKKDLLPNLYWHGMLQGRA, encoded by the coding sequence ATGGAGACCCCCAACACCCACCACGAAGTCCTGATCGTCGGCGGCGGCTCGGCCGGCATCTCGGTCGCCTCGAAGCTGCTGCAGGCCGACAACCCGCCCTCGGTCACCGTCCTCGACCCGGCCGACAAGCACTACTACCAGCCGCTCTGGACGCTCGTCGGCGGCGGCGTCGTCCCGAAGGAGGAGTCCGAGCGGACGGAGGCCAGCGTGATCCCGACCGGCGCGACGTGGATCCAGGACGCGGCCACGGGCTTCGACCCGGAGAACAACACGGTCACGACCGAGAAGAACGGGGCGCTCACCTACGACTACCTCGTCGTCTGCCCCGGCATCCAGATCAACTGGGACAGCATCGAGGGGCTCCGCGAGGGCCTCGGCACCAACGGCATCTGCTGCAACTACTCCTACGAGCACTGCGACTACACCTGGGAGACCGCCCAGCGCATCGCCGAGAAGCCCGGCCCGGTGACGGCGCTCTTCACGCAGCCGTCCAGCGCCGTCAAGTGCGGCGGCGCGCCGCAGAAGGTGATGTACCTCACGAGCGACCACCTCCGCCGGAGCGGCAAGCTCGACCAGGCCGACGTCGAGTTCTTCTCGCCGGGCCAAGTCATCTTCGGCGTCAAGGAGTTCGCCAAGACGCTCCACGAGGTCTTGGACCGCTACGGGATCGAGACCAACTGGGGCCACGAGCTCGTCGCGATCCGTCCCGATACGCAAGAGGCCGTCTTCCAGGTGTCGGGCGGCGACGGCGCGCCGTCCGAGAAGGTGGTGAAGTTCGACATGCTCCACGCCGTGCCCCACATGGCCTCGCCGGACTTCCTGGCGAAGAGCCCGCTCGCCAACGAGGCCGGGTGGTGCGACGTCGACAAGCACACGCTCCAGCACGTCCGCTACGCCAACGTGTTCGGGCTCGGCGACGCGGGCTCGACGCCCAACGCGAAGACGGGCGCCGCCATCCGCAAGCAGTACCCGGTCGTGGCCGAGAACCTGCTCGCCGTCCGCGCCGGGCGGACCGACCTCTCGGACGACTACCACGGCTACGCCTCGTGCCCGCTCGTGACCGGCTACGGCCGCTTGATTCTGGCCGAGTTCGACTACGACGGCAACGTGGACTCCAGCTTCCCCTTCGACACCTCGAAGGAGCGGTACTCGATGTACGTGCTCAAGAAGGACCTGCTGCCGAACCTGTACTGGCACGGGATGCTTCAGGGACGCGCGTAG